Genomic DNA from Bacillota bacterium:
CTTTCTCATCAACCGGGAGGACTGGTCTTTGCACCGCAAAGGGCAGATGGATCAGCTTCGCCACCAGGAGAAGGTGAGGGACGCCATCCGGCGTAACCTGCCGGATCTGGTGGCCGAGGAGAGCATCATCCTCTCCGATGGCAGGAAAGTGGTGAAGGTGCCCATCCGCTCGCTGGAGGAGTACCGCTTCCGCTTCGACCCCGGAAAGCAGCGCCACGTGGGCCAGGGCGACGGAAGCGAGCAGCCGGGCGACGTGATTGCGAAAAGCGGCGCGGACGGTCCCGGGCGCGGTCGGGGCGCTGGCGATCAGCCCGGCGTAGACTACTACGAGGCCGAGATCACCGTCGACGAGCTTGCGGAACTCATTTTCGAGGACCTGGGGCTGCCCAATTTGCAGCAGAAGCGCAGGCCCCAACTCGTCTCGACCGGCTACGAGTTCAACGACGTGCGCCGGCACGGCGCGATGGCCAACCTCGACAAGCGCCGCACGCTCATCGAAGCGTTCCGCCGAAACGCGCTGGACGGCGAGCCCGGCTTCTACCCGATCCGGCCCGAGGACCTGCGCTTCAAGACGTGGGACGAGGCACTGGAAATGCAGGCGGCGGCGGTGGTCATCGCCATGATGGACACCTCGGGGTCGATGGGCACCTTCGAGAAGTACATCGCCCGCAGCTTCTACTTCTGGATGGTGCGGTTCCTGCGCACCCGCTACCGCCACGTGCAGATGGTCTTCATCGCGCACGATACGAAGGCCCGGGAGGTGACGGAGCAGGAATTCTTCACCAAAGGCGAAAGCGGCGGCACCAAGTGCTCGTCGGCGTACGAGCTTGCCATCGCTACCATCGACGAACGCTTCCCGCCCGACCAGTACAACATCTACGCCTTCCACTTCTCGGACGGCGACAACTTCCCGTCGGACAACGCGCGCTGCGTCAAGCTCTTGGGGGAACTCCTCGAACGCTGCAGCGCCGCCGGCTACGGCGAGATCGTCAGCACCCGCTACTACAACGACAGCACCCTCATGTCCGTCTACCAGAAGATCACGGACCCCCGCTTCACGCGGGTGACCATCCGGGACAAGGCGGACGTCTACCCGGCGCTTCGGGCCTTCTTCAGGCGACAGGCGCCGGAAGTTGCCGTGCCCGGGGCTGCCGGGCAGGGGGGTGAGGGCGAGCCGTGACGGACCGGGAGCTCTTGGAACTCGAGAAGTGGACACAGCGCATCATCAAAAAGGCCAGGGCCGAAGGTCTGGACTTTTACGAGATGCGCTTCGAGGTGGCACCCGCCGACGTG
This window encodes:
- the yhbH gene encoding sporulation protein YhbH, translated to MSETSQPGFLINREDWSLHRKGQMDQLRHQEKVRDAIRRNLPDLVAEESIILSDGRKVVKVPIRSLEEYRFRFDPGKQRHVGQGDGSEQPGDVIAKSGADGPGRGRGAGDQPGVDYYEAEITVDELAELIFEDLGLPNLQQKRRPQLVSTGYEFNDVRRHGAMANLDKRRTLIEAFRRNALDGEPGFYPIRPEDLRFKTWDEALEMQAAAVVIAMMDTSGSMGTFEKYIARSFYFWMVRFLRTRYRHVQMVFIAHDTKAREVTEQEFFTKGESGGTKCSSAYELAIATIDERFPPDQYNIYAFHFSDGDNFPSDNARCVKLLGELLERCSAAGYGEIVSTRYYNDSTLMSVYQKITDPRFTRVTIRDKADVYPALRAFFRRQAPEVAVPGAAGQGGEGEP